A genomic window from Sphingobacterium spiritivorum includes:
- a CDS encoding HAAS signaling domain-containing protein, with protein sequence MKFKEIAFKDKNSKRIYLDYISRIQQATKSLDKTNQQEVLLEINSHIYESIADPAAIEKGEVERLLDVLEKLGQPEIFLKPLVAEKKLEEATKSFNPFHILKALILNIGNGISYVIFTLLYLLLFGFIFLMGAKLVDPENVGFFFKPNEIFILGYYRENGISYLQYEQLGHWFIPAMLLLALIFYVLITLLLRLKRTIK encoded by the coding sequence ATGAAATTTAAAGAGATCGCATTTAAGGATAAAAATTCAAAACGGATTTATCTGGATTATATATCCAGAATTCAGCAGGCTACAAAATCGCTTGATAAGACAAATCAGCAAGAGGTATTGCTGGAGATCAACAGCCATATTTACGAAAGTATAGCAGATCCTGCAGCAATCGAAAAGGGGGAAGTGGAGCGCTTGCTGGATGTGCTGGAAAAGCTTGGACAACCGGAAATATTTCTGAAGCCTTTGGTAGCTGAAAAAAAACTTGAAGAAGCAACCAAGTCATTTAATCCCTTCCATATTCTGAAAGCGCTTATATTGAATATCGGTAACGGGATATCTTATGTGATCTTCACGCTGTTATATTTGCTGTTGTTTGGTTTCATATTCCTCATGGGTGCAAAGCTGGTAGACCCCGAAAATGTTGGCTTTTTCTTCAAGCCCAATGAAATTTTTATTCTGGGGTATTACAGAGAAAATGGAATCAGTTATCTGCAGTATGAGCAATTAGGCCATTGGTTTATTCCGGCTATGCTGCTGCTGGCACTTATTTTTTATGTGCTCATAACCTTACTACTTCGATTAAAAAGAACCATTAAATAA
- a CDS encoding lipoate--protein ligase, which yields MLIIDSPSTNAYFNIASEEYLLYKYPKEDIFLLYVNAPSIIVGKFQNTLAEINLDYVREQQIKVVRRMSGGGTVYHDTGNLNFSFHTLLGTNDFMDFSQFTQPVIAMLNKMNVPARLEGRNDLLVDGKKFSGNAKLAKNGKMIQHGTILLNSQMNVLAEAIKVNPLKFVDKAVKSNRARVTNLIDYLPENTTTEILKQLLIGEMLQNNTGAGIYQFTEEDIEGIEKLVAEKYNTWDWNYGSSPNYNFKKAVKIPAGFIELHLDVDKGVIEKVKIFGDFFASRPIEELEKALAGRRHDVDHIEQLLSSTDLTGYFGKVTVAEILELFK from the coding sequence ATGCTGATCATAGACTCACCTTCTACTAATGCTTATTTTAATATTGCTTCCGAGGAGTACCTGTTGTACAAGTATCCCAAAGAAGATATTTTTCTGTTGTATGTCAATGCCCCCTCTATTATTGTTGGTAAATTTCAGAATACGTTAGCTGAGATCAATTTGGATTATGTCAGAGAGCAACAGATCAAAGTGGTTAGAAGAATGTCAGGAGGGGGAACCGTATACCACGATACAGGAAATCTGAATTTTTCTTTCCATACGCTACTCGGTACAAATGATTTCATGGACTTTTCTCAGTTTACGCAGCCTGTCATTGCCATGCTAAACAAGATGAATGTACCGGCGAGACTTGAAGGACGGAATGATTTGCTGGTCGATGGAAAGAAGTTCAGCGGTAATGCCAAGCTCGCCAAAAACGGCAAAATGATCCAGCACGGGACAATTCTGCTCAATTCTCAGATGAACGTACTGGCGGAGGCAATAAAGGTAAACCCACTTAAATTTGTCGATAAAGCAGTAAAATCCAACAGAGCAAGGGTCACTAATTTAATTGATTATTTACCTGAAAATACAACTACGGAAATCCTCAAGCAGTTGCTGATCGGCGAGATGCTGCAGAATAATACCGGTGCAGGTATCTATCAGTTTACAGAGGAAGATATAGAAGGTATTGAAAAGCTGGTGGCAGAAAAATATAATACATGGGACTGGAATTACGGATCTTCACCCAATTATAATTTTAAAAAAGCGGTCAAAATACCCGCAGGATTTATCGAACTGCATTTGGATGTGGATAAGGGAGTTATAGAAAAGGTGAAAATATTCGGTGATTTCTTTGCCTCCAGGCCTATTGAAGAGCTGGAAAAGGCTCTTGCCGGTCGGCGGCATGATGTTGATCATATAGAACAGCTGCTGTCTTCAACAGATCTTACAGGATACTTTGGAAAGGTAACTGTAGCGGAGATTCTGGAACTTTTCAAATAA
- a CDS encoding PadR family transcriptional regulator — translation MNEDFTTKWISQLKKGTLSFLVLSILKDEKEYYGYDLINEIKKKTSIEIAEGTLYPLMNRLKKEELVESKWVEQESGIPRKYYKITKLGLSTASEMKIYWDNLNTTINLI, via the coding sequence ATGAATGAAGACTTTACTACTAAATGGATATCCCAACTGAAGAAAGGCACATTGTCTTTTCTGGTGTTAAGTATTCTGAAAGATGAAAAGGAATATTACGGATATGATCTGATTAATGAGATAAAGAAGAAAACCAGTATTGAAATTGCTGAGGGTACACTTTATCCTTTGATGAACAGACTGAAAAAAGAAGAACTGGTCGAATCCAAATGGGTAGAGCAGGAGTCCGGTATTCCGAGAAAGTACTACAAGATCACGAAGTTGGGATTAAGTACTGCAAGCGAAATGAAAATTTATTGGGACAACCTTAATACAACCATAAATCTAATATGA
- a CDS encoding serine hydrolase domain-containing protein: MLKKSVTYLAVFFVASLASAQKIDTEKLDLYIQTLEDNNKFMGSIAISQNGERVYAKSAGYIDLENKIKANENSKYRIGSISKTFTTVLVLKAAEDKKLSLDQTIKQYFPAIKNADKITVGHLLNHRSGIHNFTDDADYLNWNTKVMSEKDMVDVITKAGSDFEPDSKGEYSNSNFVLLTYILEKTLKKSYADLLTAYITKPLGLQNTYLGGKINVKNNEAKSYDFAGEWKPESETDISIPLGAGGIVSTPSDLTKFADALFNGKLLTKASVELMKTIKDNYGMGLFQVPFYDKKGYGHSGGIDGFSSTFSYFEDGNVAFALTSNGTDFNNNNIAIAALSAVYNKPFDIPDFRTYENSSEDLDIYLGSYASTQIPIKITVTKDNKTLVAQASGQPSFSLEATEKHKFKFDQAGIVMEFNPDNKSFVLKQRGGEFLFTKEQ; encoded by the coding sequence ATGCTTAAGAAATCAGTAACCTATTTAGCTGTCTTTTTTGTTGCATCACTTGCATCTGCACAAAAGATAGACACAGAAAAACTTGACTTGTATATCCAAACACTGGAAGATAATAACAAGTTTATGGGGAGTATCGCTATTTCTCAAAATGGAGAAAGGGTATATGCTAAATCTGCCGGATATATTGATCTGGAGAATAAGATCAAAGCCAATGAAAATTCAAAGTACAGAATTGGCTCTATCTCCAAGACTTTTACAACGGTATTAGTGTTGAAAGCGGCAGAGGATAAAAAACTATCTCTTGATCAGACTATTAAACAGTATTTTCCGGCGATAAAAAATGCGGATAAGATCACGGTAGGTCATCTGCTAAATCACAGAAGCGGAATCCATAATTTTACAGATGATGCGGATTATCTGAACTGGAATACTAAAGTGATGTCTGAAAAAGATATGGTGGATGTCATTACAAAAGCCGGAAGTGATTTTGAACCGGATAGTAAAGGAGAATATAGTAATTCCAATTTTGTGCTACTTACCTACATTCTTGAGAAAACCTTAAAAAAATCATATGCAGATCTGTTGACAGCTTATATCACCAAACCTCTGGGCTTGCAGAATACCTATCTTGGCGGTAAGATTAATGTTAAAAACAATGAGGCGAAATCTTATGATTTTGCCGGGGAATGGAAGCCTGAATCCGAAACGGACATTTCTATCCCATTAGGAGCCGGAGGTATCGTATCTACACCATCCGATCTGACAAAGTTTGCGGATGCGCTCTTTAACGGGAAGCTGCTTACTAAAGCGAGCGTCGAATTGATGAAGACTATCAAAGATAATTATGGGATGGGATTATTTCAGGTGCCTTTTTACGATAAAAAAGGGTATGGACATTCCGGTGGTATAGATGGCTTTTCTTCAACATTTTCGTATTTTGAAGATGGAAATGTAGCTTTTGCACTTACTTCAAACGGGACTGACTTTAACAATAATAATATTGCAATTGCAGCACTCAGCGCTGTTTACAATAAGCCTTTTGATATTCCGGATTTTAGGACTTATGAAAACAGTTCGGAAGATCTGGATATTTATCTGGGAAGCTATGCTTCGACGCAGATTCCTATTAAAATAACAGTTACAAAAGATAATAAAACACTTGTGGCACAAGCCAGCGGACAACCATCATTTTCACTGGAAGCAACAGAAAAGCATAAGTTTAAGTTTGATCAGGCAGGAATTGTGATGGAATTTAATCCCGATAACAAATCTTTTGTGCTGAAGCAACGGGGAGGAGAGTTTCTCTTTACTAAAGAACAATAA